From a single bacterium genomic region:
- a CDS encoding methylglyoxal synthase: protein MKTIALIAHDGKKAEMVEFVKDNLELIRKFKLVATGTTGKYVEKAGLPVTKFERGPNGGDAQIAAMIVEKKIDGIIFLRDPLGIHPHEPDIFMLLRLADVHNIPLATNLASASILIRGLAS from the coding sequence ATGAAAACCATCGCGTTGATCGCCCACGACGGGAAAAAGGCCGAGATGGTCGAGTTCGTGAAGGACAACCTCGAGCTGATCCGGAAATTCAAGCTCGTTGCGACGGGGACGACGGGCAAGTACGTGGAAAAGGCGGGACTGCCCGTCACGAAGTTCGAGCGCGGCCCGAACGGCGGCGACGCGCAGATCGCCGCGATGATCGTCGAGAAGAAGATCGACGGCATCATCTTCCTCCGGGATCCCCTGGGCATCCATCCCCACGAGCCGGACATCTTCATGCTCCTTCGGCTCGCAGACGTGCACAACATCCCCCTCGCCACGAACCTCGCCTCGGCCAGCA